A window of the Lagopus muta isolate bLagMut1 chromosome 1, bLagMut1 primary, whole genome shotgun sequence genome harbors these coding sequences:
- the LOC125690195 gene encoding histone H2A-IV, producing MSGRGKQGGKARAKAKSRSSRAGLQFPVGRVHRLLRKGNYAERVGAGAPVYLAAVLEYLTAEILELAGNAARDNKKTRIIPRHLQLAIRNDEELNKLLGKVTIAQGGVLPNIQAVLLPKKTDSHKAKAK from the coding sequence ATGTCGGGCCGCGGGAAGCAGGGCGGGAAGGCGCGCGCCAAGGCTAAGTCACGTTCATCACGAGCTGGGCTGCAGTTCCCTGTGGGCCGTGTGCACCGGCTTCTGCGGAAAGGTAACTACGCGGAGCGGGTGGGCGCCGGCGCCCCGGTGTACCTGGCGGCCGTGCTGGAGTACCTGACGGCCGAGATTCTGGAGCTGGCGGGCAACGCGGCCCGCGACAACAAGAAGACGCGCATCATCCCCCGCCACCTGCAGCTGGCCATCCGCAACGACGAGGAGCTCAACAAGCTGCTGGGCAAGGTCACCATCGCGCAGGGTGGGGTGCTGCCCAACATCCAGGCCGTGCTGCTGCCCAAGAAGACCGACAGCCACAAGGCTAAGGCTAAGTGA
- the LOC125690229 gene encoding histone H2B 8 encodes MPEPAKSAPAPKKGSKKAVTKTQKKGDKKRRKTRKESYSIYVYKVLKQVHPDTGISSKAMGIMNSFVNDIFERIAGEASRLAHYNKRSTITSREIQTAVRLLLPGELAKHAVSEGTKAVTKYTSSK; translated from the coding sequence ATGCCGGAACCAGCGAAGTCGGCTCCTGCCCCTAAAAAGGGCTCGAAGAAGGCGGTCACTAAGACCCAAAAGAAGGGCGATAAGAAGCgtagaaagacaagaaaagagaGCTATTCGATCTACGTGTACAAGGTGCTGAAGCAGGTGCACCCCGACACGGGCATCTCGTCCAAGGCCATGGGCATCATGAACTCGTTTGTCAACGACATCTTCGAGCGCATCGCCGGCGAGGCGTCGCGCCTGGCGCACTACAACAAGCGCTCGACCATCACGTCGCGGGAGATCCAGACGGCCGtgcggctgctgctgcccggcGAGCTGGCTAAGCACGCAGTCTCCGAGGGCACCAAGGCGGTCACCAAGTACACCAGCTCCAAGTAG
- the LOC125690256 gene encoding histone H2B 7 yields the protein MPEPAKSAPAPKKGSKKAVTKTQKKGDKKRKRARKESYSIYVYKVLKQVHPDTGISSKAMSIMNSFVNDIFERIAGEASRLAHYNKRSTITSREIQTAVRLLLPGELAKHAVSEGTKAVTKYTSSK from the coding sequence ATGCCTGAGCCAGCAAAATCCGCTCCAGCACCCAAGAAAGGCTCGAAGAAGGCTGTCACTAAGACCCAGAAAAAGGgtgacaagaaaagaaagagagcgAGGAAAGAGAGCTACTCGATCTACGTGTACAAGGTGCTGAAGCAGGTGCACCCCGACACGGGCATCTCGTCTAAAGCCATGAGCATCATGAACTCGTTCGTCAACGACATCTTCGAGCGCATCGCCGGCGAGGCGTCGCGCCTGGCGCACTACAACAAGCGCTCGACCATCACGTCGCGGGAGATCCAGACAGCCGtgcggctgctgctgcccggcGAGCTGGCCAAGCACGCGGTCTCCGAGGGCACCAAGGCGGTCACCAAGTACACCAGCTCCAAATAA
- the LOC125690295 gene encoding histone H4: MSGRGKGGKGLGKGGAKRHRKVLRDNIQGITKPAIRRLARRGGVKRISGLIYEETRGVLKVFLENVIRDAVTYTEHAKRKTVTAMDVVYALKRQGRTLYGFGG; this comes from the coding sequence ATGTCTGGCAGAGGCAAGGGCGGGAAGGGGCTCGGCAAGGGGGGCGCCAAGCGCCACCGCAAGGTGCTGCGCGACAACATCCAGGGCATCACCAAGCCGGCCATCCGCCGCCtggcgcggcgcggcggcgtCAAGCGCATCTCGGGGCTCATCTACGAGGAGACGCGCGGCGTGCTcaaggtcttcctggagaacgTCATCCGCGACGCCGTCACCTACACCGAGCACGCCAAGAGGAAGACGGTCACGGCCATGGACGTGGTCTACGCGCTCAAGCGCCAGGGACGCACCCTCTACGGCTTCGGCGGTTAA